Proteins from a genomic interval of Diospyros lotus cultivar Yz01 chromosome 6, ASM1463336v1, whole genome shotgun sequence:
- the LOC127803240 gene encoding uncharacterized protein LOC127803240 isoform X2, with translation MKTMFKSQELWDLVEKGFVDPNPAQPNQQLWDTWKKDAKALFLIQSALDDDLFSRIASASTSNQAWEILKKEYLGDKKKVWILLWRSCTDVVQVMVITFRLHKLVWSIWRLALDPLRMA, from the exons ATGAAGACCATGTTCAAGTCTCAGGAGCTATGGGACTTGGTGGAAAAAGGGTTTGTAGATCCAAATCCGGCACAGCCTAACCAACAGTTGTGGGACACTTGGAAGAAAGATGCAAAGGCCTTGTTTCTTATTCAATCGGCATTGGATGATGATCTCTTCTCCCGAATCGCATCAGCTAGCACCTCCAATCAGGCGTGGGAGATTCTGAAAAAGGAATATTTGGGTGACAAAAAG AAAGTGTGGATTTTGCTTTGGAGATCCTGCACAGATGTGGTTCAAGTGATGGTGATAACCTTCAGATTGCACAAGCTAGTCTGGAGCATTTGGAGGCTAGCATTGGATCCATTGAGAATGGCTTGA
- the LOC127803240 gene encoding uncharacterized protein LOC127803240 isoform X1 — protein MKTMFKSQELWDLVEKGFVDPNPAQPNQQLWDTWKKDAKALFLIQSALDDDLFSRIASASTSNQAWEILKKEYLGDKKVIAVKLQTFRRDFETLAMKEKESVQAFLSRVSRIVNQMKSYGENISYETVVSKVSRSLTSKFDHVVAAIEESKDLTTYTFDELMGSLLAHEGRLNRSQEKVEEKAFQVKGESPYKGKSENSRGRG, from the coding sequence ATGAAGACCATGTTCAAGTCTCAGGAGCTATGGGACTTGGTGGAAAAAGGGTTTGTAGATCCAAATCCGGCACAGCCTAACCAACAGTTGTGGGACACTTGGAAGAAAGATGCAAAGGCCTTGTTTCTTATTCAATCGGCATTGGATGATGATCTCTTCTCCCGAATCGCATCAGCTAGCACCTCCAATCAGGCGTGGGAGATTCTGAAAAAGGAATATTTGGGTGACAAAAAGGTAATTGCAGTAAAACTACAAACCTTTCGTCGTGATTTTGAAACGCTAGCTATGAAAGAGAAAGAATCTGTGCAAGCATTTCTGTCCCGTGTGTCTAGAATTGTTAATCAGATGAAGTCTTATGGAGAAAATATTAGTTATGAGACTGTTGTCAGCAAGGTTTCTAGGAGtttaacctcaaaatttgatcATGTTGTAGCTGCGATTGAAGAATCTAAGGACTTGACAACTTATACTTTTGATGAATTAATGGGTTCTTTGTTAGCCCATGAGGGTAGGCTTAACAGGTCCCAGGAAAAGGTTGAGGAGAAGGCTTTTCAGGTGAAGGGGGAGTCTCCGTACAAGGGAAAGTCAGAAAATTCAAGAGGCCGCGGATAG
- the LOC127803240 gene encoding uncharacterized protein LOC127803240 isoform X4: MKTMFKSQELWDLVEKGFVDPNPAQPNQQLWDTWKKDAKALFLIQSALDDDLFSRIASASTSNQAWEILKKEYLGDKKKQYMLTKQIQPL; encoded by the exons ATGAAGACCATGTTCAAGTCTCAGGAGCTATGGGACTTGGTGGAAAAAGGGTTTGTAGATCCAAATCCGGCACAGCCTAACCAACAGTTGTGGGACACTTGGAAGAAAGATGCAAAGGCCTTGTTTCTTATTCAATCGGCATTGGATGATGATCTCTTCTCCCGAATCGCATCAGCTAGCACCTCCAATCAGGCGTGGGAGATTCTGAAAAAGGAATATTTGGGTGACAAAAAG AAGCAGTATATGTTAACGAAGCAAATCCAACCCCTATAG
- the LOC127803240 gene encoding uncharacterized protein LOC127803240 isoform X3 has protein sequence MKTMFKSQELWDLVEKGFVDPNPAQPNQQLWDTWKKDAKALFLIQSALDDDLFSRIASASTSNQAWEILKKEYLGDKKPMRVGLTGPRKRLRRRLFR, from the exons ATGAAGACCATGTTCAAGTCTCAGGAGCTATGGGACTTGGTGGAAAAAGGGTTTGTAGATCCAAATCCGGCACAGCCTAACCAACAGTTGTGGGACACTTGGAAGAAAGATGCAAAGGCCTTGTTTCTTATTCAATCGGCATTGGATGATGATCTCTTCTCCCGAATCGCATCAGCTAGCACCTCCAATCAGGCGTGGGAGATTCTGAAAAAGGAATATTTGGGTGACAAAAAG CCCATGAGGGTAGGCTTAACAGGTCCCAGGAAAAGGTTGAGGAGAAGGCTTTTCAGGTGA